In one Ananas comosus cultivar F153 linkage group 12, ASM154086v1, whole genome shotgun sequence genomic region, the following are encoded:
- the LOC109718146 gene encoding uncharacterized protein LOC109718146, with product MIQHRKAGEEKRDSSSPKSVITSLDLKTPTYLQPSSLFQSAKMDSSEEADSSFCDPLCKLNLKETSDFVRAFPMAAAAPRSSSSSSNSNSRGLNESSAQRRRGEGRRLEAPPTPGRPIFHFTPSYLSKKGVPSKWEDAEKWLISSSCHESPAHHLVKSSDPSKISKQNGGFDQKGGGFPEKVRVCEEKGFRNSVSSFDGQLVPLDPSVALHGASAEVLLKDKFTDNVEPIPSSFQYSEPAKMSFLFKSPYSAPMKDASTEVASAPVQRREVGTEMTPLGSSTNSRSHTPIMSTSPARHNTPASRSGLLVPYNPNLDISELKDCHFAKLELSLQYDSVASNWSTREEEEEEISKSLRHFEISGGRKSGVEFRASAWEEEERAKSCIRYQREEAKIQAWVNLQNAKAEAQSRKLEVKIQKMKSNLEEKLMKRMAIVHRKAEEWRASAQLQHTQQLQKASDYAQKIRSSNLSVQYSCGCFPCNNNNNHHHL from the exons ATGATTCAACACAGAAAAGCAGGTGAAGAGAAGAGAGATTCCTCAAGCCCCAAATCAGTAATCACTTCACTAGACCTCAAAACCCCAACTTATTTGCAACCCTCATCTCTTTTCCAATCTGCCAAGATG GATTCATCAGAAGAAGCTGACTCAAGCTTCTGTGACCCACTGTGCAAGCTCAACCTCAAGGAGACCTCAGATTTTGTGAGGGCCTTTCCCATGGCTGCTGCTGCTccaagaagcagcagcagcagcagcaacagcaacagcagaGGCTTGAATGAGTCCTCAGCTcagaggaggagaggggaagGGAGGAGATTGGAGGCCCCTCCCACTCCAGGGAGGCCCATTTTCCACTTCACCCCTTCTTATCTTTCCAAAAAGGGTGTGCCATCAAAGTGGGAGGATGCAGAGAAGTGGCTGATCAGCAGCTCATGCCATGAATCCCCTGCCCACCACTTGGTTAAATCTTCAGACCCATCAAAGATTTCTAAGCAAAATGGTGGCTTTGATCAGAAAGGTGGTGGCTTTCCTGAGAAAGTTAGGGTTTGTGAGGAGAAGGGTTTCAGAAATTCTGTTTCAAGCTTTGATGGGCAACTTGTGCCCTTGGATCCAAGTGTGGCTTTACATGGAGCTTCTGCAGAAGTGCTTTTGAAAG ATAAGTTCACAGACAATGTGGAACCAATCCCCTCCAGTTTCCAATACTCAGAGCCCGCAAAAATGAGCTTTTTGTTCAAAAGTCCATACAGTGCACCGATGAAAGATGCGTCGACGGAAGTAGCTTCTGCGCCGGTTCAGCGTAGAGAAGTCGGAACCGAAATGACTCCTCTCGGAAGCTCGACTAATTCGAGAAGCCACACTCCTATCATGAGCACTTCGCCGGCTAGACATAACACTCCGGCTAGTCGGTCCGGGCTTTTGGTGCCTTACAATCCTAATTTAGATATTTCTGAACTAAAAGATTGCCACTTTGCGAAGCTTGAGCTCAGTTTGCAATACGATTCGGTGGCCTCAAATTGGAGCacgagagaggaggaggaagaggagatcTCGAAGAGTTTGAGGCATTTTGAAATAAGCGGTGGGAGGAAGAGTGGTGTCGAGTTTAGAGCTTCGgcatgggaggaggaggagagggctAAGAGTTGTATAAG GTATCAAAGGGAAGAGGCGAAGATTCAGGCTTGGGTGAACCTTCAGAATGCGAAGGCTGAAGCACAGTCAAGAAAACTGGAG gtcaaaatacagaaaatgaaatcaaatttggAGGAGAAGCTGATGAAAAGGATGGCGATTGTTCATCGAAAAGCCGAAGAATGGAGAGCTTCGGCGCAGTTACAGCATACACAGCAGCTGCAAAAAGCATCAGATTATGCACAAAAGATTAGGAGCTCTAATCTCTCAGTGCAATATTCCTGTGGTTGCTTTCcctgcaacaacaacaacaaccaccaccacctctaa
- the LOC109718698 gene encoding GRF1-interacting factor 3-like isoform X1, with amino-acid sequence MQQPPPPQAPSPAIPPANITTEQIQKYLDENKQLILAILDNQNLGKLSECAQYQAQLQKNLLYLAAIADAQSQSPSARPQMMPQGPIMPPQGSAYMQQAQIFPPRAPLQFNPQQIQEQQLHPPPNVMPFPPHMAMRPNNAINGIHAMHADPSHGGSSGSELQPPAGMGNKPEAAGGSSEPPASAGGESHRSSGGESESGSGDAKLREKA; translated from the exons atgcagcagccgccgccgccgcaggcgCCGTCGCCGGCGATTCCTCCGGCGAACATCACCACAGAGCAGATTCAGAAG TATCTGGATGAGAATAAACAACTTATTTTGGCAATCTTGGACAACCAAAATTTGGGAAAGCTATCTGAATGTGCTCA GTACCAAGCTCAGCTACAGAAGAATTTACTATACCTTGCGGCAATCGCAGACGCTCAATCGCAGTCACCTTCCGCTCGCCCTCAG ATGATGCCCCAAGGGCCAATAATGCCGCCACAAGGAAGCGCATACATGCAACAAGCACAAATTTTCCCTCCAAGGGCTCCTTTACAATTTAACCCTCAACAAATTCAAGAACAACAACTTCACCCCCCGCCAAATGTGATGCCTTTCCCGCCCCACATGGCCATGAGACCAAATAATGCCATCAACGGCATACATGCCATGCATGCCGACCCATCCCACGGCGGCAGCAGCGGTAGCGAGCTCCAGCCGCCTGCGGGCATGGGAAATAAGCCAGAAGCCGCGGGGGGAAGCTCGGAGCCTCCGGCTTCTGCTGGCGGGGAAAGCCATCGGAGCTCGGGAGGCGAGAGCGAGAGCGGGAGCGGAGACGCAAAGCTACGCGAGAAGGCGTGA
- the LOC109718890 gene encoding proteasome subunit alpha type-5: protein MFLTRTEYDRGVNTFSPEGRLFQVEYAIEAIKLGSTAIGLKTKEGVVLAVEKRVTSPLLEPSSVEKIMEIDEHIGCAMSGLIADARTLVEHARVETQNHRFSYGEPMTVESTTQALCDLALRFGEGDEESMSRPFGVSLLIAGHDENGPSLYYTDPSGTFWQCNAKAIGSGSEGADSSLQEQYNKDLTLQEAETIALSILKQVMEEKVTPNNVDIAKVAPTYHLYSPSEVEAVIARL, encoded by the exons ATGTTCCTCACGAG GACCGAGTACGACCGAGGGGTCAACACCTTCTCCCCCGAGGGGCGTCTTTTCCAGGTCGAGTACGCGATTGAGGCCATCaag TTGGGTTCTACTGCGATCGGATTGAAGACGAAAGAGGGCGTCGTGCTCGCCGTCGAGAAGCGTGTTACTTCTCCCTTGCTG GAACCAAGCAGCGTTGAAAAAATCATGGAGATTGATGAGCACATAGGTTGCGCGATGAGTGGACTGATTGCTGATGCACGGACTCTTGTTGAACATGCCCGTGTTGAAACTCAG AATCACAGGTTTTCATATGGTGAACCAATGACTGTTGAGTCAACTACACAAGCTCTTTGTGATCTCGCTCTCAGGTTTGGCGAAGGAGATGAAGAGTCCATG TCACGACCTTTTGGAGTATCTCTTCTCATTGCTGGTCATGATGAAAATGGTCCCAGCTT GTATTACACGGACCCATCTGGCACGTTTTGGCAATGCAATGCAAAAGCAATTGGGTCAGGTTCTGAAGGTGCCGATAGCTCACTCCAGGAGCAGTACAACAAG GACTTGACCCTTCAGGAGGCTGAAACAATTGCTCTTTCTATTCTAAAGCAAGTGATGGAGGAAAAG GTGACCCCAAACAACGTTGATATTGCGAAGGTCGCTCCGACTTATCATCTCTACTCCCCGTCGGAGGTCGAGGCCGTCATTGCCCGACTTTGA
- the LOC109718663 gene encoding DNA repair protein RAD51 homolog B-like, with translation MAAAAQKQKQKQQTMAEQEEIGDTQHGPFPIEHLQASGIAALDVKKLKDAGLCTVESVAYSPRKDLLQIKGISDAKVDKIIEAASKLVPLGFTSAGQLHAQRLEIIQIATGSRELDKILEGGIETGSITEIYGEFRSGKTQLCHTLCVTCQLPLDQGGGEGKAMYIDAEGTFRPQRLLQIADRFGLNGADVLENVAYARAYNTDHQSRLLLEAASMMVETRFALMIVDSATALYRTDFSGRGELSARQMHLAKFLRSLQKLADEFGVAVVITNQVVAQVDGSAIFAGPQIKPIGGNIMAHASTTRLALRKGRGEERICKVISSPCLAEAEARFQILSEGVTDVKD, from the exons ATGGCGGCTGCGgcgcagaagcagaagcagaagcagcaaACAATGGCGGAGCAAGAGGAGATCGGCGACACGCAACACGGCCCTTTCCCCATCGAACACCTCCAG GCTTCTGGAATAGCTGCTTTGGATGTAAAAAAGCTGAAAGATGCTGGTCTCTGCACTGTCGAATCCGTCGCATACTCTCCAAGAAAAGATCTCTTGCAAATCAAAGGGATAAGTGATGCAAAAGTTGATAAAATTATTGAAGCAG CTTCAAAGCTTGTTCCCTTGGGCTTTACTAGTGCTGGTCAACTCCACGCACAGAGGCTCGAGATTATCCAAATTGCAACCGGATCGAGGGAGCTTGATAAAATCTTGGAAG GAGGAATAGAAACTGGGTCCATCACTGAAATATATGGTGAGTTCCGATCTGGAAAGACCCAGTTGTGCCATACCCTATGTGTTACTTGCCAG CTTCCGTTAGATCAAGGTGGTGGTGAAGGAAAGGCTATGTATATCGATGCTGAGGGAACGTTCAGGCCCCAAAGACTGCTACAGATTGCTGACAG GTTTGGATTAAATGGCGCTGATGTTCTAGAGAATGTAGCTTACGCTAGAGCTTATAATACTGATCATCAGTCTCGGCTTTTGCTGGAAGCAGCTTCAATGATGGTGGAGACCAG gtTTGCTTTAATGATAGTCGACAGTGCTACAGCTCTTTACAGAACCGACTTTTCGGGAAGGGGAGAATTATCAGCCAGGCAAATGCATTTGGCAAAATTTCTTAGGAGTCTGCAGAAATTGGCAGATGAG TTTGGAGTAGCTGTGGTTATCACAAATCAAGTTGTCGCTCAAGTGGATGGTTCGGCAATATTTGCTGGGCCACAAATAAAGCCTATTGGTGGAAACATAATGGCCCATGCTTCTACAACAAG GCTTGCTCTTCGAAAAGGAAGAGGGGAGGAGCGAATTTGTAAAGTGATAAGCTCCCCATGCTTGGCTGAAGCTGAAgcaaggtttcaaattttgtcaGAAGGTGTTACAGATGTAAAGGACTGA
- the LOC109718698 gene encoding GRF1-interacting factor 3-like isoform X2 produces MLCCEETVELAKTPLGLYLDENKQLILAILDNQNLGKLSECAQYQAQLQKNLLYLAAIADAQSQSPSARPQMMPQGPIMPPQGSAYMQQAQIFPPRAPLQFNPQQIQEQQLHPPPNVMPFPPHMAMRPNNAINGIHAMHADPSHGGSSGSELQPPAGMGNKPEAAGGSSEPPASAGGESHRSSGGESESGSGDAKLREKA; encoded by the exons ATGTTATGTTGTGAAGAGACTGTTGAGTTGGCGAAAACCCCGCTCGGACTG TATCTGGATGAGAATAAACAACTTATTTTGGCAATCTTGGACAACCAAAATTTGGGAAAGCTATCTGAATGTGCTCA GTACCAAGCTCAGCTACAGAAGAATTTACTATACCTTGCGGCAATCGCAGACGCTCAATCGCAGTCACCTTCCGCTCGCCCTCAG ATGATGCCCCAAGGGCCAATAATGCCGCCACAAGGAAGCGCATACATGCAACAAGCACAAATTTTCCCTCCAAGGGCTCCTTTACAATTTAACCCTCAACAAATTCAAGAACAACAACTTCACCCCCCGCCAAATGTGATGCCTTTCCCGCCCCACATGGCCATGAGACCAAATAATGCCATCAACGGCATACATGCCATGCATGCCGACCCATCCCACGGCGGCAGCAGCGGTAGCGAGCTCCAGCCGCCTGCGGGCATGGGAAATAAGCCAGAAGCCGCGGGGGGAAGCTCGGAGCCTCCGGCTTCTGCTGGCGGGGAAAGCCATCGGAGCTCGGGAGGCGAGAGCGAGAGCGGGAGCGGAGACGCAAAGCTACGCGAGAAGGCGTGA